CTCGGGCTGCTGCGCCCGCTCGAGGGCGCGGTCGCCTCGATCCGCCTCGCCCAGCTGCTGCTGTCCTTGGTCGCCGCGCTCGTCATCGGCTCGGTCGTCTACCTGTCGGCGCTGGAGCGGGCGCGCGACTTCGCCGTCTACAAGGCCACCGGCTGGTCGACGCGGTCGCTCGCCAGTGGCCTCGCCGTGCAGGCCGTGGTGCTGTCCGTGGGCGCCAGCCTCGTGGGGATCCTCGTCGCCCTTGCCCTCGTGCCGGTCTTCCCGATTGCGTTCACGATCCCGACCGCCTACGTCCTGGCTCTGCCGGTCGTCGGTGTCCTCACCGGCCTGGTCGCGTGCATCAGCGGACTGCGCCGCGCGGTCGGGGTCGACCCGGCTCTGGCGTTCGGAGCGGCGGTATGACGAGCCTGCGGGTCGAGGACCTGACGGTCACCTATCGCAGCGGCGACTACGACGTGCGGCCGCTCGACGGCTTCACCATGCAGGCGCTCGACGGTGAGATGGTCCTGCTGCTCGGGCCCTCCGGGTGCGGCAAGACCACGCTGCTGTCCTGCCTCGCCGGCATCCTCACCCCCAGCGACGGGAGCATCCGAGTCGCCGGCACCGAGCTGGTCGGGCTGTCGGGCGCGGACCTCACCGCCTACCGCCGCCGCACCGTCGGCGTCGTCTTCCAGGCCTTCAACCTGGTGCCGTCGCTGACCGCGCTCGAGAACGTCATGACGCCGCTGCTCGCCACCGGCACCAAGCGGGCGGTGGCGCGGCTGCGGGCCGCCGAGCTGCTCGACGAGGTCGACCTCGCCGCCCGCGCGGGCCACCGGCCGGGACAGCTCTCGGGTGGTCAGCAGCAGCGGGTCGCGATCGCCCGGGCGCTCGCCCACGACCCGCCGCTGCTGCTCGCCGACGAGCCGACCGCCCACCTCGACTACCTGCAGGTCGAGGGCGTCCTCGCGCTGCTGCGTCGGCTCGCCACCGCCGGCCGGGTGGTCGTGGTCGCCACCCACGACGATCGGATGCTGCCGCTCGGCGACCGCGTCGTCGACCTCGCGGCCGCGACCGCCGACGGCGCCGCCCGTCAGCAGGTGGAGCTCGCTGCCGGCGAGGTGCTGTTCCGCCAGGGAGAGCGCGGCCGGCTCGTCTACGTCGTCACCGACGGCGAGGTGGAGCTCCTGCGCGAGCGCGCCGACGGCAAGGAGGAGCGGCTCGCCCTCTGCAAGCCCGGCGACTACTTCGGCGAGCTCGCCCCGCTGCTCGGCTTCCCGCGCGCCGCCACCGCCAGGGCGCGGCGTAACACGACCCTCACGGCGTACGACGTCGCGGAGTTCCGCACGCTGGTCGGTGCCGACGGCGTTGCCACTCTGCTCGGCCGGCGCCGCGGCACCCGCCGCCCGACCGTCCCCTCCCCGTAGCCCGCACCCGTCACCCGTAGCCGCCCACCCCGCCCCGGGACCGATTGGGTGGGTTCTCTCGGCGCGCCGCGCGCCGCCACGCCGAGGAATGCCACCCAATCCGAGGGAGTCAGGGGGCGGGACCGGCAGATGAGGTCGGGCGGGCGGCGGGGTGGCGGGGCGGGCAGCGGGGTGGGTGGCAGGGTGGGCGGGTGAGCTTCTACGAGCCGCTGGGCTCCGACGGGACCCGCTGGTGGGCGACCACCCACACGACGGGTCCGTGGGACCCGGGCTTCCAGCACGGGGGTCCGCCGAGCGCGCTGCTCGGCCGCGCGGTGGAGCGGTGCGCACCGCGCGAGGACACCGTCGTCGCCCGCGTGACCGTCGAGATCCTCGGCGCGGTCCCGGTCGGCGAGCTCGACCTGACCGCGCGCGTCACGAGGCCCGGCCGCAGCGTCGAGCTCGTCGAGGCGAGCCTGTCGGCGCAGGGTCGCGACGTCGCGGTCGCCCGGGCGTGGCGGGTCCGGAGGACCGAGGGCGTCACCGTCGCCCCGCGCGCCGCGGCCCCGCCCCCGCTGCCCGCGCAGGGCGAGAGCGGACCGGTCGAGGGCTGGGGCGACGGCTACCTCTCGGCCGTCGAGTGGCGCCTCGTCAGCGGTCACTGGCTCGAGCCCGGGCCCGCGACGGCGTGGAGCCGCCTGCGCCAGTCGGTCGTGCCCGACGAGGAGCCGAGCGGTCTGCAGCGGCTGCTGGCCGTGGCCGACAGCGGCAACGGCCTGTCCAGCGAGCTCGACCTGCGGGAGTGGCACTTCATCAACCCG
The Mycobacteriales bacterium genome window above contains:
- a CDS encoding ATP-binding cassette domain-containing protein, which translates into the protein MTSLRVEDLTVTYRSGDYDVRPLDGFTMQALDGEMVLLLGPSGCGKTTLLSCLAGILTPSDGSIRVAGTELVGLSGADLTAYRRRTVGVVFQAFNLVPSLTALENVMTPLLATGTKRAVARLRAAELLDEVDLAARAGHRPGQLSGGQQQRVAIARALAHDPPLLLADEPTAHLDYLQVEGVLALLRRLATAGRVVVVATHDDRMLPLGDRVVDLAAATADGAARQQVELAAGEVLFRQGERGRLVYVVTDGEVELLRERADGKEERLALCKPGDYFGELAPLLGFPRAATARARRNTTLTAYDVAEFRTLVGADGVATLLGRRRGTRRPTVPSP
- a CDS encoding thioesterase family protein, coding for MSFYEPLGSDGTRWWATTHTTGPWDPGFQHGGPPSALLGRAVERCAPREDTVVARVTVEILGAVPVGELDLTARVTRPGRSVELVEASLSAQGRDVAVARAWRVRRTEGVTVAPRAAAPPPLPAQGESGPVEGWGDGYLSAVEWRLVSGHWLEPGPATAWSRLRQSVVPDEEPSGLQRLLAVADSGNGLSSELDLREWHFINPELTVHVHRQPVGEWVCVDAVTTVGETGLATTRLSDLDGPVGVGAQSLLVAPRP